TATTGGCATCCTGCCCGATGGTGATGCCTTTGTCGGTGACGGTCGTTGCACCATCCTTGACGATAAATTCACCGTCCCCCTGTGCGCCAATAACCATGCCGTTATCGGCCTTAATCTGGCTTCCTGTGCCGGAAACAGTAACTACGCCTTTATCGGTTTTGCCAGGGAAGCCAACGGTCAGCATCTGGTTTGAGTTATAGTGCGCGCCATCCAGAACGTTCAGGGCACCGCTATCAACACGCGAGGAATTGGTGGTTGTCATGGTTGTGCCCTGTCCCGTCAGGGTCAGGGTGCCGTGATGTGAGGCTTGTGTTGCAAGCATGGGGTTGAAGGTGCCAACAACCAGACTATCAAGCGTGAGCGTTGATGCATTCTGTATGGTGACGATGGGGCCATCTTGCGCGTCGCCGCCAATAAAGAGGCCAGTCGCAGATGTGGTGTTGTTATCCAGTGTCAGGCCACCGGCCCCCACCCGGATATATTTGTATGTCTGGTCCTGATTTAGCGTCAGGGTCCCGGATCCTGTTTTTTCCAGGTCTACCGGGTCTGCGCTATTGGTCATTGCACCCGAAAGGGTGGCATTTCCTGTTAGCACTTCGACGGTAATCGCAGCATTTGCCAATTCAATGTCATTGCTGATTGTAACACCATCCGCAAGGCCCAGCGTGCCGCCGGTAATGCTGAGTTTTGATGTGCCAATTGCGCTGTTCGTGCCAAGGGTAAGAGTTCCCCCCTCAAGCGAGACATTGCCGCTGAAATTACTGCTGGTACCTGAAAGCGTTGTTTTGCCGGCGATGCTGCGGATCGTGCCTTTGCCAGCCTGCCCTGAAATATTGTCATCAATGACATAGTCTGTCTCGGTGTGGTTCAGGACAATTGTGCCGGTTCCCTCGCCAAATTCGATGCCATTGGCAGTTTCAAAGCTGCCCGCCGCAACGGCAGCACCATCGGCAGCTGCGCCAATAATCAGGGTTCCGTTTCCGGTTGCGCTATAGCCAATGCGCAAAACGTTATCCATGGTGAATTTGGCACCCTGCTGCAGCGTCAATGTCCCGGTACCATCAACGCCGATATAGCCATTGCCCGAAAAACTGTCATGTATCGATGACAGCTTGGTATTGGTGCCAGTCAGTAAAACACTGCCGGTTGAGCCAAGGTCATTGCCGATACCCACCACAGAAGCGGAACCCTGCGCTCCGTCCGAGATGGTCAGGCTGCCGGTATTATTGCTGGGGCCATTTCCGCTGCCGCCAACATAAAGCGACAGATGTGCGTTCCAGGTTGTATTCTCGCCGGTAACAGTCATGGAGGCAGTGCTGCCGGTTCCATCACCGTTTACATAGCCTGCGTCCGATTCAAGTGTGGCGCCGTCGGAAATTGTCGCGGTGCCGGATTCAACATTAAAAAAGCCATCCGCACTTTCCCAGTTTGCCGGAGTGCCGGGATTGGCCGTACCGACTTTGATGGATGTGCCGGCACCCGATGCAATGAATGTTGCACTGTTAAGGTAAACGCCACCCGCGACAGTTTCAAACTGGGCGCCGTCCTTAACCTCAAACGTGCCTTTTTTGAAACTGACATGCGATTGTGAAATCAATTTCGACCCGGTATCAGAAATATAGATTGATCCCGTACCGGCATCAGTTGCTGTTTTAACCTGGCCAGCGGAGACGGTGCCTCCCTCGGAAATGTTTAATGTTCCTGTGCCTTTATAACCGATCAGCAATGCTGTGGAATTGTCATTCCAGATCGCGTTTGTGCCGGTCACATTAACGGTTCCGGTTGCTCCGGTATCGGTACCGATAAATGTTTCTTTGGCTGACGGGCCGGAATTGGTGCCGCTATTTAAAGTTGTGCCCGCGCCAACATTCAGGATTGCTGATCCGGAATTGGGTGCTGATCCGACCTCAAGGTAATCGTAGCTCTCAGAGCCCGATACGGTGTGAGTATCGTTATTAATAATCAGATCAGCAGCCAGCCCCGGATTGGTTAAACCAAAACAATCCGTTGCAACAGATGCCAGTAATAGCAGTGTTATTTTTCCACGCGAAAAATTGAACATGCTCCCCCCTATAAGGCATGGTCACGGAATAAATTTGGGCTGCATTCGCTATTCGTTCGGGAAATCAGTTATGTTAGTCGATTGTTTTTATTGTTTTTAAAAAGCGGGCACGTCGTAGGCCGCCTGAAGCCTGAGAAGCCTTTGCGTTAACCGGTCACAGAGTTATTTTGTTACGGAAATTTTATTTTTTTTCTGCGAGGTCGCTGGCCAGTTTTTTACGCTTTTCAGAAATTTTGCGTAAATATCTCTCTCTCTGGATTACCTCGAAAGTATAATCAGTTTTTCCCTTTTAAATAAAGAGGGTGATTTTACTTCTCAAGGGTTGGTGGTATAGTACGAAATTTTGTGTAAAAATACGTTTGTATAATTATTAATCTTTTGATTGAGAAAAATATCTATTCAAATGGATTGGTTTGGATGTGTTGAACCTGCACTGTTAAGTGCCGAAATCGCACTTAGTGCGAGTTCGCGCAATGCAGGTGTGGCCTGATCGCGGATTTTAAGGGCGATGTCGATTGGGGGCAGGGGCGGCAGGTCGGGGCTGGTGATGATATGCAGCCCTTCATGATGCGCGGTACAGGCGGGCATCACACCCATGGCATGGCCGCCGCGTACTGCGGTGACCAGCATGGAATTGGCATTGCTGCTGTGGCTGATGCGATGGGGAATATCGTTTTGGCGCAGGGCGGCAAGGCCGCTGCGCCGCACGGAACAGGCATCGTGATAAACGGCAATCGGCAAGGGGCGCTGGCTTATTTCAAATTCAGGCAAGGCAACCCATACCAGCGGTTCGGAAATCACATGCAGGCTTTCGCCGTCGGGTTCGGCCGTCATGATGGCAAGGTCCAATTCCCCCTGCGCAACGCGTTTACCCAGATCAACGCTGTATCCGGCATGGCAGCTTATCTCGGTATGGGGCAGGCGCTGGGCGGCGGATCGCAAAATTTCGGGCAAAAAGATTGCCGCATAATCATCAGGCAGGCCAATGCGCAAAATCGCCGGTGCCGCTTCAAGCAGATCGGCGATCATGCGGTCATTCAACCCGATGATGCCTTCGGCATAGGATTTAACCACAAGGCCGGTGGCTGTAGGGATAATCTGGTTGCGGTGGCGGGAAATCAGGGGCGTGCCAACGGTTTCTTCCAGGCGTTTGATCTGCTGGCTGATGGCGGGCTGGGTGCGCAGAAGAATTTCGGCAGTGCGGGTGAAACTTTGGGTTTCCAGCACCTTCAGAAATGTTCTAAGCCAGTCAATATCAACATTAAGCAGCGCCATAAGTATCTGTTATTTCCGTTATAAGCCGAAGCAATTTCCCTTTTGACCGCGTCACTGGCAATGTGCCGGTGCAGGCAGTCAACGGGCATAATCTGGCGGCTGTTGTTGCGCAAAACAATGATTTTGTCACAAAGGCCACGGCAATGCAGAATTCCGCCTGTTTCAATGGGGCATCGGGATGCCAGAATATCAACGCACAGCGCACAGCAGGCGATTGTAGCACTGCGCACAGCGAAGACTCCCGCGAATTTGTGGCAAAATCATCAGCGTCGCATGCCCCGGTCAGCGCATCAAAAAGCATGATCTGGCCGGTCCTGGGCTTGTTGCTGGCGGCAAGCCTGATGGGGCTTGGTCCGATATTTGTGCGTCTGTCCGGCATATCGGCAGAGGCATCGGCCTTTTGGCGGGCGATGCTGGCCGCCCCGGTATTTCTGGTCGCCAGCCAGGGGCTGGCACTGGCCGGTTATGCCGGGCGCAAAACAGCCCGGAATGATGCCGCACATACCAAAACCGCCACAGATGCCCGCACGACCACGACACGCAAAACGGGTTTGCTGATTTTGGCTGGTGTGCTGTTTGCCGCCGATCTGATGTTTGCCCACCTGGCAATCGGCATGACAACGGTTGCCAATGCGATTTTGCTAAATAATCTGGCACCGCTTTTTGTGGGGTGCTTTGGCCTGCTGGGGTTGGCGCGGCGGCCCAGTCGCCGGTTCTGGCAGGGTTTGCCGATTGCGATGCTGGGTGCATTTTGCCTGTTTCTGGCAAGTTCACATGGCAGCGGGTCGATGCTGGGCGACGCAACGGCGATTTTGGCGGCTGGATTTTACGGGGCCTATTTCGTCGTAATCGCCAAGCTGCGCCAGGATCATTCCGCCCTGCAGATCATGCTATGGAGCACGATTGTCACCGCGATTGTGCTTGGGCTTTATATGCTGGTTTTTGATGGTGGCGTCGGTATGCCCGCGGTCATGGGCGGGTGGCTGGCCCTGTGCGGGTTGGCGTTTTTAACCCATATTGGCGGGCAGGGCATGGTTTCGGTCTGTTTCAAGCGGGTTGATGAAGCGACCGGGTCCATCATTTTGCTATGGCAGCCCTTTATGTCGGCCCTGTTGGGGGCATTGGTACTGGGCGAGGTTTTAAACCCCTGGCACGCCGTCGGGGCGGCCTTTGTGATGGTGGCCGTGGCCTATATCACGGTGCGTCGGCGGCGAAAGGCGGCGTAAATTTGCTTAAAGCGCTTTGCCGATCATTGATCAGGGATTAAGCATCAGCCACAGGGTGATAAAGGGGAAAATCACCGCCAGCATCCCCAGGAAATTCCATAACCGGGCGGCTCGGTAATAGGTTTCAGGCAGGTCGGTCTGGTTATGGTCGCATGCATTGCGCGCAATTTTTGCCATGCGCCGTTGCAGCGGGATAAGCCCCAAAAGCCAGATCACCGCAGCCAGAATGAACAGGAAAATGCCGCTTTGCAGGTTAAAGCGGGCGGCAAGGTCAATGCGCGCAATGTGATACATGCCAATGCCACCAATCGCGATCAGGGCAACGCCGCCTGCGGTAAAGATCAGGTCGGTGATTTTGATCAGGCGGCACGAAAAGGCAATGATGGCAGGGTTACGGGTTTTGTCGGCCAGGTTTTTCCATACCGCACTGACCGTGATGTTCCCCAGAAACAGGATCACGCCCAGAAGATGGATAAATTTGATAAAGGCAAAATCCATGTGGGGGCCCCCTGTTTGCAAATACAGGATCAGGGATGCCCCGTTTCACTTGCTATTGCAAGCCGTGATCGGCCCAAAACCGGTTATTGGGCCTTTGATTTTAAATTGGCGGGAATGCCAAGGTCTTCGGCCAGCAGGCCAAAAACAAAATCCTGCAGGGGCTGGTCGGTTGGTGGCGAAATCATGCCATCGATAGCCAGGGTGGCAATGCCGTGGGCGCGGCTCCAGGCGGCAAGGGCGCGGTTATAGGCATTGGCCGCATCGGCCAACGTCATATTGCCGCGCTGGTCCAGATTGGTGACCGATCGTTGCAAAATATCAAACACGGCATCGGCGGCATCGCGCAGGTCGGGATACTGGTCCAGCGGTGGGCGTTCGCGGCCAAAAATCAGGCGGAAATGCTGCGGGTTTTCAATGGCAAATTCAACATAGGCCGCACTAAGCGCCATGATGCGTTCTTCATGGGGCAGGTTGCGCTGGGCGGTTTCTTCCAGCCGCTCGCCAAAGCGTTTTAAGGCCGCAATCGCCACTGCCGCCAAAATGCCATCCTTACCGTCAAAATGCCGATAGGGTGCTGCTTCGGAAACACCCGTCAGGCGGGCAAGGCGGCGCAGCGACAGGCCGCCGGGGCCTTCGGATCGCAAAATGGTTTCGGCCTCGCGCAGCAAAACATTGCGCACATCGCCGTGATGATATTTGGACATTTGCTCGGTTCGGTCTTTTTTATGTTAATAATGTTAACATAAACAGTCACTTCGATATGGTCAAGTAAAAAGTCGCAGAAATCCGCCATTTTTTCAGGTTGAATTGCATGCGTAGACCCTCGCCCGCACCCGAGTTTATCGCCCGGTTTCGGGGTTTTAAGGGGGCAGCAATCAGATTGCAATTGCGCAAATCCAGCACCGGTTGATTTTCTGGCGGATGGCCTGTTATTGGATTTTGGGGGCTGCGATTGGGACGGGGAAAGGGCATGGTGCCATGCATTTTGGTCCTCCCGCTCGCGGCGTTAGGGGGCAAAGGGCTTTAACGCTCAGGCTGACCAGCCTTGGGTGACTGCTGGTTCCCAACGTTACCCGGATGACAAGCGCGCAAACAAAAACGGCAGACTGGGAATGATCTGCCGTTTGCAATTTTCAGGCCTGCCAAGCCCCGGCCCGCGAGGGCGGTGCTATGGCGTTATTTCAGGCTTTGTTCCAACCTTCGCACTGCGCACGGTGGCGAAGCAGGTGGTCAGCAAGCACGATGGCTGCCATGGCTTCGCCCACCGGAACGGCACGAATGCCAACGCAGGGGTCATGGCGGCCCTTGGTGACCACATCAACATCCTTGCCAGCCGTATCAACACTTTGGCGCGGGGTGAGGATGGAGCTGGTCGGTTTGACCGCAAAGCGAATGATCACGTCCTCGCCCGATGAAATACCGCCGAGAATGCCACCCGCATGGTTGGACAGGAAAACCGGTTTGCCGTCTTCGCCCATGCGCATTTCATCGGCGTTTTCAATGCCGGTCAGTTCGGCAGCTTCAAAGCCATTGCCAATTTCAAC
The window above is part of the Thalassospira marina genome. Proteins encoded here:
- a CDS encoding LysR family transcriptional regulator translates to MALLNVDIDWLRTFLKVLETQSFTRTAEILLRTQPAISQQIKRLEETVGTPLISRHRNQIIPTATGLVVKSYAEGIIGLNDRMIADLLEAAPAILRIGLPDDYAAIFLPEILRSAAQRLPHTEISCHAGYSVDLGKRVAQGELDLAIMTAEPDGESLHVISEPLVWVALPEFEISQRPLPIAVYHDACSVRRSGLAALRQNDIPHRISHSSNANSMLVTAVRGGHAMGVMPACTAHHEGLHIITSPDLPPLPPIDIALKIRDQATPALRELALSAISALNSAGSTHPNQSI
- a CDS encoding DMT family transporter; its protein translation is MQAVNGHNLAAVVAQNNDFVTKATAMQNSACFNGASGCQNINAQRTAGDCSTAHSEDSREFVAKSSASHAPVSASKSMIWPVLGLLLAASLMGLGPIFVRLSGISAEASAFWRAMLAAPVFLVASQGLALAGYAGRKTARNDAAHTKTATDARTTTTRKTGLLILAGVLFAADLMFAHLAIGMTTVANAILLNNLAPLFVGCFGLLGLARRPSRRFWQGLPIAMLGAFCLFLASSHGSGSMLGDATAILAAGFYGAYFVVIAKLRQDHSALQIMLWSTIVTAIVLGLYMLVFDGGVGMPAVMGGWLALCGLAFLTHIGGQGMVSVCFKRVDEATGSIILLWQPFMSALLGALVLGEVLNPWHAVGAAFVMVAVAYITVRRRRKAA
- a CDS encoding DUF2269 family protein, yielding MDFAFIKFIHLLGVILFLGNITVSAVWKNLADKTRNPAIIAFSCRLIKITDLIFTAGGVALIAIGGIGMYHIARIDLAARFNLQSGIFLFILAAVIWLLGLIPLQRRMAKIARNACDHNQTDLPETYYRAARLWNFLGMLAVIFPFITLWLMLNP
- a CDS encoding TetR/AcrR family transcriptional regulator, producing the protein MSKYHHGDVRNVLLREAETILRSEGPGGLSLRRLARLTGVSEAAPYRHFDGKDGILAAVAIAALKRFGERLEETAQRNLPHEERIMALSAAYVEFAIENPQHFRLIFGRERPPLDQYPDLRDAADAVFDILQRSVTNLDQRGNMTLADAANAYNRALAAWSRAHGIATLAIDGMISPPTDQPLQDFVFGLLAEDLGIPANLKSKAQ